From one Prochlorococcus marinus str. MIT 0912 genomic stretch:
- a CDS encoding DoxX family protein: MNFEHTKNLIGRILISAIFIYAIPGKIINFEQTVEVISNKNIPHTLAPFLLLLAIICLIFGSTLFISGFKQRLGAYLLLIFIVPTTFIFHFSPFQIKAVLMNAGLVGGLILGMNNVKGISLKELFNNQIIHK, translated from the coding sequence ATGAACTTTGAACATACGAAAAATTTAATTGGAAGAATATTAATTTCAGCCATATTTATTTATGCAATTCCTGGTAAAATAATAAATTTCGAACAGACTGTTGAAGTTATCTCCAATAAAAATATACCTCATACTTTAGCTCCTTTTTTATTACTGCTGGCCATCATTTGCTTGATTTTTGGCTCAACACTTTTCATCTCCGGTTTTAAGCAAAGATTAGGCGCATATCTTCTACTGATATTTATAGTACCAACAACTTTTATATTTCATTTTTCTCCTTTTCAAATAAAAGCTGTCTTAATGAATGCTGGACTAGTTGGAGGCTTAATTCTTGGTATGAATAATGTAAAAGGCATCTCATTAAAAGAACTTTTTAATAATCAGATAATTCATAAATAA
- a CDS encoding OsmC family protein has product MQTEAKHSLSGSVIHTDAPQDHDGEGKDFAPTDLLASSLGTCVITIMGIEAKRRGWDLGKIKIDVYKTMTSKGPRKIKSLALDIFMPSELDSEKYKILKRTAEDCPVKLNLEVSMDIKLSWH; this is encoded by the coding sequence TTGCAAACGGAAGCAAAACATTCGCTTTCAGGTAGTGTTATTCATACAGATGCACCTCAAGACCATGATGGTGAAGGGAAAGATTTTGCTCCAACTGATTTATTAGCTTCTTCTTTGGGAACTTGTGTAATAACAATTATGGGTATTGAGGCAAAACGTAGAGGTTGGGACCTAGGTAAAATTAAGATTGATGTTTATAAGACAATGACATCAAAGGGACCTAGGAAAATAAAGTCTCTTGCCCTAGACATTTTTATGCCATCTGAATTAGATTCTGAAAAGTATAAAATCCTTAAAAGAACAGCTGAAGACTGTCCTGTAAAACTTAATCTTGAGGTCTCTATGGATATTAAATTGAGTTGGCACTAA